A region of the Longimicrobiales bacterium genome:
CCACCCTTCCCCTTTTTTTCCGCCCATAGCTGTCGCTTCTCCCCCCTCGTGATCGAATCCGAGACGCGATTGCGCTTCCCCGACTCCCGTCCCCTATTGGCTTCCGCGAGGCCGCCCAACGCGGACTCTGCCTAACCCCATGGAGGTTCGTGTTGCCTGGACTGCTTTCACACGTCGACCCGGACGGACTGCTGGAGTACTCGGTCGTCTATACCGACCGCGCGCTCAATCACATGTCGCAGTCCTTTCAATCAGTCATGAAGGACATTTCGGCTACCCTCAAGAAGGTGTACAACGCTGAAGCTGTCGTCGTCGTTCCGGGAAGCGGCACGTTCGGCATGGAAGCTGTGGCGCGACAGTTCGCTACAGGTCAGTCGTGCATGATTATTCGCAACGGCTGGTTCAGCTACCGCTGGACTCAAATTCTGGAGATGGGCGAGATCGCGGACTCCGAGATTGTGCTCAAGGCCCAGCGTGTCGGAGATGGCGCGCAAGCGCCCTTCGCCCCTGCCCCAATCGAAGCGGTTGTTGAGGCCATCGGTCGAGAGCGCCCAGGCGTGGTCTTCGCACCCCACGTGGAGACCTCAGCAGGCATAATCCTTCCCGACGCCTACCTCCGAGCGGTAGCTGATGCGGTCCATGCCGTGGGCGGACTCTTCGTCCTCGACTGCATTGCTTCGGGCACGATCTGGGTCGACATGGAGAAATGCGGTGCCGACGTTGTGATCAGCGCCCCGCAAAAAGGGTGGAGCGGCTCTCCCTGCTGCGGCCTCGTCATGCTCAGCCCACACGGGCTGCAGCGTCTCGGCGAGACGAACAGTACCAGCTTCGCGTGTGACCTTGGCAAGTGGCATCAGGTCATGCTGGCTTATGAGAATGGTGGGCACGCTTATCACGCCACGATGCCAACGGACGGCCTCCGTGCTTTCGCAGAAACGATGCGGGAGACTGAATCCGTGGGACTCGACGTGATCAAGGCACGTCAGCAAGAGCTCGGGAATCGAATACGCACCCTGCTCGAGGGACGGGGCTTTCGAAGTGTCGCAGCCGATGGGTTCAAGGCACCCGGCGTGGTCGTGAGCTACACCAGAGATCCGGGCATCAAGTCAGGCGCTAAATTCGCTGCGGCAGGCGTCCAGATCGCCGGCGGCGTGCCTCTTCAGTGCGACGAGGGGGACGATTTTTCTACCTTCCGCGTTGGACTCTTCGGGCTCGACAAGCTCAATGACGTGGAATCCACCATCGAGACGTTCACCAAGGCCCTCGATCGCGTGCACTGAGACTCGATCGGGGTGGGTTACGGCAACGGGACACCAAAGATGTCGTGAGCTGTCCCGCCCTCCCCCACAAGAACCCCACGTGGGCATCGCCCGAATTCAGAGAATTCGGCGACAATGCGACCTCTACGACTCGGCTGAAAAGTAGGCGCGACACCCGTCGAAAGAGGTTCGGTAGGGAGATCCAATCTGGCGATGGAGGCTCAGGTGAGAGCCTGAGCCTCCATTCGGCCGATTCCCTCAGTTGGCAGGCTCCAGACGTACGAGAGCGCTCGGCTCTCCGCTGCGGTCTTCAAGCGCGACATAGATGAAGCCGTCTGGCCCCTGGCGGATGTCTCTCACCCGCCCCAGGCCCTGGAGCAAGGTCTCTTCGCTGACCACGACATCGCCGTCGAGCGTCAGGCGCGCCATCTGCTCACCGGCCAACCCGCCGACGAACACGTTCCCGTGCCACGCCGGGAACCGTTCTCCGGTGTAGTGCATGAGCCCGGACGTCGCGATCGACGGGACCCAGAAGTGTGCTGGAGGCTCCACGTCCTCGCGCATCGTGCCCTCGTGGATCGTAGTACCACTGCCGTAGTTGACGCCAAACCCGACCACCGGCCAGCCATAGTTGAGACCGGGCAGGATACGGTTGAATTCGTCTCCCCCCTGCGGCCCATGCTCCGTGGCCCAGATGTCGCCAGTCTCCGGGATGAAGATCAGCCCCTGAGGGTTACGGTGGCCGTAGCTGTAGATAGACGGCTCGACACCCGCTGTGCCGATGAAGGGATTGTCGGGCGGAATCGTGCCGTCCTCCATCAGGCGGTTGATCGTACCATGGTGGTTCGACCGATCCTGGGCCGGATGCGTAGGCAGGTCGGCATTGGTCGACGCCTGGCGATCACCAACGCTGAAGAAGATGTGTCCCTGTCCGTCGAAGATGATGCGCGAACCGTAGTGACCACGTCCCGCCGAGTTCGCGACAAACAGCTCTTCCACGTCATGCAGTGCGTCGTTCTCGAAACGGGCCCGAATGATCGCGGTTGTGGACGATCCACCTTCTTCACCAGGCTTAGAATAGCTGATGTAGAGCATCGAATTCCGTCTGAAGTCCGGATGCACCACCACGTCGAGAAGACCACCTTGCCCCCGTACATAGATCTCCGGCAACCCCTCGACCGAAGCGGCCATGAGTTCACCGTCTCGAACGATCCGCAGACGGCCCGGGCGCTCGGTCACGAGCATGTCGCCGTTGGGCAGGAAGGTCATGGACCATGGGTTTACCAACCCCTCAGCGACGGTCACGATGCGGAAGTCGTGGTAGGTCGAACGCCGAAATTCACCGGCGTCCTGGGCGACCGCCGAGTTGGCGGTCGATACGAGCAATCCAACCGTGAGCGCGGCCGTGGCAAAGCGTGACATCCCTGCTCTCCTAGACTTCAGACGGGGCAACGCCCCGTGGGGTTCAGATCGAAGCGCAAGAGTAAGCGGGCCCAACGAAAGAGTCGAGGGGTGAGAAGACCGTCCGCGCAGAAAGAGGATAGAGTTCGTGATAAGGCACCCCTCGGTCACGGAACTCGTTCATGAAGATCCACGTGGGGGTCCCACTGATCGGGGAACCCATCTGGTCTCGGACCACAGCCTCAAGCACATGGGTCTCACCCAGATACGAGAGGGTCAAACGTTACCGACGTTGGTTCCGGCGGGACTGGAGCCACGCAGTCAACACACGAAACCAGCACGAGCGACGAAGGGAAGTGCTTGCGAGTCACCGCTGTATGGGCGACGAGGTTATCGATTGGAAAGTTACTGAAATGGGACGTCGCGATGCGACCCCTGTGTTCCTCGCCGGACTTTGCCAGGGCTCCTACCTTGATCTCTATATCCCCGGATTCTCCGCACAGTATGGAGGCACGATGACCCGCCAACGGATGAAGGCTGACGAGTTCCCGCAGGAGGTTTTGACCCTCTTCGACAAGTACGTACACGGAATGATCGACCGTCGGGCCTTCCTTGACGAATCTGCGAAGTTCGCCGTCGGCGGCATGACCGCGATGGGATTCCTGGATGCACTCAGCCCTGAGTATGCCTGGGCCGTTGAAGTACCTGAAGACGATGAGCGCGTCCACC
Encoded here:
- a CDS encoding aminotransferase class V-fold PLP-dependent enzyme — translated: MPGLLSHVDPDGLLEYSVVYTDRALNHMSQSFQSVMKDISATLKKVYNAEAVVVVPGSGTFGMEAVARQFATGQSCMIIRNGWFSYRWTQILEMGEIADSEIVLKAQRVGDGAQAPFAPAPIEAVVEAIGRERPGVVFAPHVETSAGIILPDAYLRAVADAVHAVGGLFVLDCIASGTIWVDMEKCGADVVISAPQKGWSGSPCCGLVMLSPHGLQRLGETNSTSFACDLGKWHQVMLAYENGGHAYHATMPTDGLRAFAETMRETESVGLDVIKARQQELGNRIRTLLEGRGFRSVAADGFKAPGVVVSYTRDPGIKSGAKFAAAGVQIAGGVPLQCDEGDDFSTFRVGLFGLDKLNDVESTIETFTKALDRVH
- a CDS encoding PQQ-dependent sugar dehydrogenase; this translates as MSRFATAALTVGLLVSTANSAVAQDAGEFRRSTYHDFRIVTVAEGLVNPWSMTFLPNGDMLVTERPGRLRIVRDGELMAASVEGLPEIYVRGQGGLLDVVVHPDFRRNSMLYISYSKPGEEGGSSTTAIIRARFENDALHDVEELFVANSAGRGHYGSRIIFDGQGHIFFSVGDRQASTNADLPTHPAQDRSNHHGTINRLMEDGTIPPDNPFIGTAGVEPSIYSYGHRNPQGLIFIPETGDIWATEHGPQGGDEFNRILPGLNYGWPVVGFGVNYGSGTTIHEGTMREDVEPPAHFWVPSIATSGLMHYTGERFPAWHGNVFVGGLAGEQMARLTLDGDVVVSEETLLQGLGRVRDIRQGPDGFIYVALEDRSGEPSALVRLEPAN